The following nucleotide sequence is from Pseudobdellovibrionaceae bacterium.
CTGAAACATCATGAATCCCAATTTTGAAACACTTGAAAAAGTATTTGGGACTTGTTTAAAAATTGAGAAAAATTGGTACTACGCTCTCTTAATTTTCATTTGCTTTATACAAGAGATCAGAATGAACCTTTTTAGAGAAGGGTTCTATAGGTTTAAATTCAAATGACCTGTTTAGATTCATCTCTATTGGGAACTGCTTTACAGACTCAGTTGGATCAATATTTTTCAGGTTCAATTTTTCAAATCGTCTTTTATCGAATTGTACACTATAGATATACTCATCTTCAATGTTCCCAGATTTTTTGCTAATTCGTTGAGTATAGGCGGAGACAACAACCTCGTTTATAGAAGGACTTGAGTTAAAAATATACTGAGAAATGTAAAATCCAAGCCCCAATACACCGTGAGCATATTCCTCATTCATCAGCTTCTTGGTTTTATTTTTTTCCGAAATCTTTCCAGATTTGAGTACCTTCTTGCTATTAGTGATTATGACATCTTCAATTTCCGGCAAATCTAGATCGACCATTACACATCCATTTTTATCCGCTTCAAATGAGATTGAAGTTTCAAAAGGGTGGTCTAAATCCGCCAAACTAGCCTCTATATCTGCGAAAACAGATTCGAGTTCTTTTTCTACATAATCAGGTTGACCATCGATTAAAGCCTTTGCGTCGTGTATCCTGATTTTTTCCTTTTCGGGATGTTGACTCTCCAATTGTCCTATCTCATCATTGAAGTTTTGAAAATCAGTATCTGCTTTACTGCGAGCCTGCTTCCATCCCTTCGTAAAATTTTGAATTCCTCTTATTGTGAAGGCTACTAAAAGGACTGCGCTCACAATGGTTGGAATTGAACCTTTAGATAGAGCCAAACCATAGATAAAGTATAGCACTGTAGATGTTAAGAGCAGCGCAAGATACGCCTTAGTCCAATAGCTTTTCTTAAATTCGTAGATAAATTTTTTCCTATGATCTGAAACTAATCTCTTTAAAGATGGGGATTCAAGGCCATAGATAGCAGGAGAAAAGTCACGTTCACATAATAATTTGTGCCACTCCTCTTTGACTGTAGCTTCTGGAGCAAATGCATGTATTTTGGTAAATTGCTCATAGGCACGCTGCTCTTGATCTAACTCAGCTTCCGCCGAGGCAATACGAAGCTCTTTTTCTATTCGTCGTTCTTCCGCACGCATTCCTCTGCTAGAGCTTGAAGTTCGGGTGGAATAGGAAATTCCGGTGCCCGGTATTCCGAGTGTTTTTGTGACTCCTCGTTTCCCAATTGTGACCCTCGCGCCACGAACACCTGCGGATACACTCATTCCTGTTTTTCCTACATTTAGTCTCAATCCTGGTGCAATTTTTACTGACCTACGAAACCGAAAACTCACTTTCTATACCTCCAAGCTTCTATGTAGCTTATGCACTTTCTTCTTCAACCTCTTCAACCTTTGTTTCTTGGTGAATTAATTGCTTTAAGTGTCGATCGAGTCGCTCAATTTCTGCTTCTCTGTTTTTGGACCATTCAATAGAGTCAACTCGTTCAATTTTCCACCCACGTGTCTCCAGTAAATGTTGACGGGCAATATCTTTATCTCGTCTATATTGATGAAAGATAAAACCATCACATTCGATGCCTAAGACGTAGAAATTTGGAACTGAAGGATGCTGAACAGCCAAGTCAATAAAGTAACCCGAAGATCCCACCTCCGTTACGACTTTGTAACCAAGGCGCTCTAAACAGTTTTTTACATCAAGAGCAAACCTTGACGATTTGCGGGTAGTGAGCACACCTGAAACCGGAAAGGTGTCAAGTATCGAGCGAGCCTTATCAAACATATTCTCAGACATTGACTTGCAGTACTGCAAGTATCGTCCAAATGTTGTTGCGTCCGGGTTTCGAGTGTACTCTTCATTGCCAGTTTCAAGGATATCTGGATCGAACGAACAAAATACTATATTTTTTTTGCGGGCTCTAGTAATCGCGACATTTAATCTTCTACCACCACCCTTAGTGCTTAATGGCCCAAAGTGCTTTCTAAGTTTTCCCCCAGGCGAAGAGGGAGCATAGCCTATCGAGATTAAAATTGTGTCTCGTTCATCACCCTGACAGTTTTCCAGATTTTTAACAAATAATCCCGAAAAAGCATTCTCTTCATGCAAATTAGATACAATATCAAGGGCTCGTCTAAATTCTTCATCGACTTGGCAGCGCTCATCTATAGCTTCCTCAATTGCTTTTTGCTGGGAAACACCCATGGCAATGATGCCCAGGGATTGATAGGGGTCCGATTTAATCAAACTAGATAGTCTATCAACCACAATATTTGCTTCAATTTTATTGCCTTCTTTTTGCTTAAACACGCCATTTTCTACTAAATCAAAACTAATGCTTCCAGTTTCCTCTTTTATATTTGCTGTTGGAGCTGAGATAAGTCGCCCTCCGTAAAATGCCCTATTAGAAAATGCGATTAGTGACTCTGTTTGGCTTCTATAATGCCAGCTTAGCATCTCACTTGGATAGATAAGAGCAGCTATGTCTAGTACGCTTTCTGGCATAACTTCATCATCTTCTTCTAAGGTGTCGGCAGCAGAACTAAAAAATGTTGTCGGTGGCATTTGTTTTTTATCTCCAACTACAACCATTTTTTTTGCCCTATATATGGATGGGATAGCATCCTCCATTCTTACCTGGGACGCTTCATCGAAAATAATGAATTCAAATAGCCCAATGGAATTTGGTAGGATTTGGCTAATACTTAGTGGGCTCATTAGCCAGATCGGCTTAATCGCTAGCATTGCATTTAATGCGCCCTTTTCCATTATTTCCCTAGGACTGAGAACGCGACGCTGTTTGTTTGCTTCTCTTTCCAAAAGACTGATTCCAAAGTCATCAGCTTTTTCAGCTAATGGTTCAGCTTTTGTATGAACAACATCAGTAGCTTCTGTTTTATGTTGCTTCATTAGACTTTTTAAGTGAAAAATTCTCTGCTTTTGAACCCCTCTATCATAAAGCCTTAGAGCTTCCTGCTCAATCCGAATTTTATCATGCCATGCGTGTACTGCTTGGCCAGTTAAATGATGTGACCACTTTCCGTTGCTTTGAGTGAATGAGTTCACGATTAATTCTTTTAAATCATCACAATTAAAATTTTGTGCAATTTTTCGAATTGTAATATCTATTCTGTCCAATGACTCAATGTCTTTCGACGAGCTCACTAGATTTGCGACTATTCTTTCGAAATTCCCCTCTTCAAATGACCAGTCATTTTTTTTATCAAAATAACTATCGATCTGCTCACAAACTTTTTCAATTGCAACACGCGTCCCTTTCGCTAGTTCCAATAGATTTTTGAGTTGAAGTACATTTTTGACAATTGTCGAATAACTACTATCAATGGGTATTAGCTCTAGACGTTCTAAATTTGAAAATAATTTACTGAAATGGTTTAACTCACCATTCAGTTCTATAAGAAAATCTAAAGATTTTGAAAATTCAGTCTTGCTAGGAATATTTTCTACGCCAAGAAGAGATATTTCTCGATCGAGATCACTAAGCTTTTCAAAAAATGATATAGCATCAACATACAGTTGAAGGTCATGTTCTTCTTTTGGATTCTTAAACAAAGTTGCTCTTAAACTCTTGTGCTTTCTGTAATTAGCGGTAAACCATCTCCAAATACTTGTGTGCGTTCTGTAATATTCTAACACTTGTTTTACAACTTCTATATCCACACCATTTTTTAGTGGCGCTACCCTTTTTAGCAAATCCTGTAATTCTGGGATTATATTTTTTAGCTTCCCAATGATTGCTTTATATGTAGCCTTCTTATTATTGCATTTGTCCCAGGCTTGTTGCCAATAGGGGCTTTTGTCTGCATCGACTTCGACAGAAGAGAGTGCGCTATCTTTTTCAATCAGTTTTAGGTAGTTTAGCCCGTCATTTATTTTATGTGAACTTTCATCAATATTTTTCAACTCATAACAAAGTTCCGAAAATCGCTTTGAACATTCATTTAGACTGTTAGTTAGAGTATTGTCTGCCAGTATCACTTCTGCCTTTTTCCACAGCCAAGGATGAGTGTTGTAGTTTTCTATACGGGAGACTAAGATTTCCAATTCATCTAGCCGTGCTCCTAACAACTCAAGCTCTTCAAAAGTTCTTTGCGATGCAAAATTTCCTAATCCTTCGTGCTTAATCACGTCTTTTAGATCCGCATATAGAGTTAACATGTCGGATACGGCCAGTCCTGAGTTATAGACTTCTGATGTTACCGCTTCCGTATAGGTATTTAATTCGCTTTTAATGTGATCTAGCTCCTCACAGAGTTGGTCCCATTTTTTCGTTGTTTTGGGGAAGTCAGACTTATTGTAAGCATCAATGAATCTACCGTATAGGTCACTACGATCTAAGTCCGAACTATGTATAAGAGCCGCTTTTGAATCTAGGTTCGTTTTTACTAATCGAGAGTAAACTACGTCTAGTGCTGCTCTCTTTTCAGACACAAATAGAACGGTCTTTCCCTCTGCTACAAGATTTGCAATCATGTTGGTGATTGTTTGGCTTTTACCAGTTCCTGGAGGCCCCTCTATTACTACTGCTCGTTCTTTGGAAACCCTCTCCATTGCTCTGTGTTGAGAAGAGTCTGTGTCCATAACAAAATGGTTTAGATTTTCTTTGTAGCAATCCAAATCTTTATCTGAAACACGACTATTTTTACTGTGCGACTGAGATTCTGGTTGTCCCATTAACATCTCTTGTAAAATAGGGTGAGATTCTCCAGACTCCATAATTTCGTTGTAATCATTTAGCAAAGCCATTTTACTTGCATTTATCTGGTCAACGTAAAAAACATCAAACAGTAAAAATTTTCGATTTGTCACAAATTTATGAGCCCACAATTCATCTTCATTAAGCTGTTCCTCAATTGGAAAGGGAACTCTTTCAATAATTTCTCCATCTTCGTTTTTGATAGTTTTGTGTGTCCTGGGTATCGTTGGAACATCTTTGTAAGCAGATGGTGAAGCAAATACTGTTTCTATTTCTAGCTTTTCAAGTTCATTAATGATGAATTCAATTCCCTTTTCAACAGTATCTTCTTCAATACATTCAGGAAGAATTACCCCAAGGTGGTCTTTAAAGTATTGTCTCAGAGTCGGATTTAAGGTTAAGCCTTCTTCTTCAAGAATTAATGTAAACTTACCCGTTTTAGATTTATCAATATCAATTGGTAACTTGAAAATTGGGGTTATAGCCATCCTTCCGACTGCAAACTCAGAACTCAAATGCCATCCCAGAAAAGGGCCTAGTAACCAAGCACCAGATATACCAAACTCTCTTTGATATTTATTGTCAGACAAGCGGACCTTATCTATTTGCTTTTCAATTTCTGGCAGGTTGAATTTTTTTAAAGAATAATGATCTGATAAATCTAATTTACCCTTTGACAGTACCTCGTTTATCACTCCGTTTGACATCCTAATGGGAGAAAATTTTTTGAAATACAATTCACGAGCATCACTGGAAACTTCCGAAGGGAGTTTAGGAGGTTTTGATAAATTTAAGTACGCTGATCTTGAGTGTTTAAAATAAAGTTCTTTATTTCTTCGTGTAAAGTTGACGAGAAGACGCTTATATTTTTCTAATTTTTCTCGAATAATTTCTAAGTTGAACAATGGTCATACCTCTATAATCTCCTCGGCCAAAGCACTGCTGAGATTTAGAGAAATTCATTAAAAATTTCATTAGGTTAAACGAACAAATTACCAAATTTAGAGGAGTTAATGCGCTACAGTGTAAATAAAATCACTTTAACCTCCAGTCACTTTTAATACCCTTGCACTGATGCGGCACATTATGACTCATCATTAAACAAATTCGGTCTCAAGGAGGTAGTTCAGAATTTGGAACACAATAAATCCCAAATTTGAAACACTAATAATTTTATTTGGGACTTGTTTAAAAATTGTGCTACACCTGCAAAACCTTTACTGGAGAGGGTTTTGGGGTGAAAGCAAATTTCAAAATATTGTTAGTCGAAGATATGGAGTCCTTCCGAGATGCCGTCACACAGCTTCTCGGTGTCTACAATGACGTCACCGGTGCTTCTAGCATCGAGTCGGCAAGGCAAGCCCTGCAAAAGGCTGCATTCGATGTCGTGATTCTTGATAAGGGACTGCCAGACGGCGACGGAATAAGTCTCATTTCTGAAATTAAAGACATAAACCCCAATGCGGTAGTCATCATGCTCACTTCCGATTCAGATTTCAGTACAGTAAAACGCTGTATCGCTCTGGGCGCTGATGACTACGTGATTAAGTCAGACAACATCATTCCTGATTTGTTGGTGCGAATTCCCGTGGCTGTTTCAAAGGCCGCTTCAAACAGAAGGCTAATAACACTAGAGCAACAAGTTAAAGATGCTTTCCGATATGAAATCGTTGGGAAGAGTCCAGCAACTATGCAACTTAGAGAAAGCATTTTGGATTTACGAGGCACTTCGGCGCACGTTTTAATTACCGGCGAAAGTGGAACAGGCAAAGAACTTATTGCCCGCCGATTAAACGCTATTGAAGACGATGGGAAACGTCCATTTGTTGCAATCAATTGCGGAGCTATTCCAGAAAATCTTTTAGAGAGTGAACTTTTCGGTCACAAAAAAGGTTCGTTCACGGGAGCCACGCAAGACCGACCTGGCCGCTTTGAATTAGCCCACAACGGCGACCTTTTTCTTGATGAAATTGGTGAAATGCCTCTATCTGCTCAGGTTCGTTTACTTAGAGTTATTCAAGAAGGCGAGTTTACTCGTGTAGGTGATGATCGCACAATAAAAGTTAAGTGCCGGGTAATAGCCGCCACAAACAAAGATTTAGAGCAAATGATTGCTGAGGGAAAGTTTCGTGAAGACCTTTATCATCGCCTGAATGTAGTCCGAATTGAGACGGCACCTTTAAGATTACGAATGGAAGATATACCTGATCTGGCCAGGCTCTTCACATTACAAATAGG
It contains:
- a CDS encoding AAA family ATPase — encoded protein: MFNLEIIREKLEKYKRLLVNFTRRNKELYFKHSRSAYLNLSKPPKLPSEVSSDARELYFKKFSPIRMSNGVINEVLSKGKLDLSDHYSLKKFNLPEIEKQIDKVRLSDNKYQREFGISGAWLLGPFLGWHLSSEFAVGRMAITPIFKLPIDIDKSKTGKFTLILEEEGLTLNPTLRQYFKDHLGVILPECIEEDTVEKGIEFIINELEKLEIETVFASPSAYKDVPTIPRTHKTIKNEDGEIIERVPFPIEEQLNEDELWAHKFVTNRKFLLFDVFYVDQINASKMALLNDYNEIMESGESHPILQEMLMGQPESQSHSKNSRVSDKDLDCYKENLNHFVMDTDSSQHRAMERVSKERAVVIEGPPGTGKSQTITNMIANLVAEGKTVLFVSEKRAALDVVYSRLVKTNLDSKAALIHSSDLDRSDLYGRFIDAYNKSDFPKTTKKWDQLCEELDHIKSELNTYTEAVTSEVYNSGLAVSDMLTLYADLKDVIKHEGLGNFASQRTFEELELLGARLDELEILVSRIENYNTHPWLWKKAEVILADNTLTNSLNECSKRFSELCYELKNIDESSHKINDGLNYLKLIEKDSALSSVEVDADKSPYWQQAWDKCNNKKATYKAIIGKLKNIIPELQDLLKRVAPLKNGVDIEVVKQVLEYYRTHTSIWRWFTANYRKHKSLRATLFKNPKEEHDLQLYVDAISFFEKLSDLDREISLLGVENIPSKTEFSKSLDFLIELNGELNHFSKLFSNLERLELIPIDSSYSTIVKNVLQLKNLLELAKGTRVAIEKVCEQIDSYFDKKNDWSFEEGNFERIVANLVSSSKDIESLDRIDITIRKIAQNFNCDDLKELIVNSFTQSNGKWSHHLTGQAVHAWHDKIRIEQEALRLYDRGVQKQRIFHLKSLMKQHKTEATDVVHTKAEPLAEKADDFGISLLEREANKQRRVLSPREIMEKGALNAMLAIKPIWLMSPLSISQILPNSIGLFEFIIFDEASQVRMEDAIPSIYRAKKMVVVGDKKQMPPTTFFSSAADTLEEDDEVMPESVLDIAALIYPSEMLSWHYRSQTESLIAFSNRAFYGGRLISAPTANIKEETGSISFDLVENGVFKQKEGNKIEANIVVDRLSSLIKSDPYQSLGIIAMGVSQQKAIEEAIDERCQVDEEFRRALDIVSNLHEENAFSGLFVKNLENCQGDERDTILISIGYAPSSPGGKLRKHFGPLSTKGGGRRLNVAITRARKKNIVFCSFDPDILETGNEEYTRNPDATTFGRYLQYCKSMSENMFDKARSILDTFPVSGVLTTRKSSRFALDVKNCLERLGYKVVTEVGSSGYFIDLAVQHPSVPNFYVLGIECDGFIFHQYRRDKDIARQHLLETRGWKIERVDSIEWSKNREAEIERLDRHLKQLIHQETKVEEVEEESA
- a CDS encoding sigma-54-dependent Fis family transcriptional regulator; this translates as MKANFKILLVEDMESFRDAVTQLLGVYNDVTGASSIESARQALQKAAFDVVILDKGLPDGDGISLISEIKDINPNAVVIMLTSDSDFSTVKRCIALGADDYVIKSDNIIPDLLVRIPVAVSKAASNRRLITLEQQVKDAFRYEIVGKSPATMQLRESILDLRGTSAHVLITGESGTGKELIARRLNAIEDDGKRPFVAINCGAIPENLLESELFGHKKGSFTGATQDRPGRFELAHNGDLFLDEIGEMPLSAQVRLLRVIQEGEFTRVGDDRTIKVKCRVIAATNKDLEQMIAEGKFREDLYHRLNVVRIETAPLRLRMEDIPDLARLFTLQIGGANYKIDDKAIRELGDYDWPGNIRELRNIIERACISARRRSSEQIEYDDISIQAPKNSAYRLRQITCSLPESPSDLTPENYREFFITASREYFRAALEAANGNISEIANKIGVGRTTVFRRIQELGLKADKKIAASKSHLPFYRSQPLGREKQGEL
- a CDS encoding DUF4236 domain-containing protein, translated to MSFRFRRSVKIAPGLRLNVGKTGMSVSAGVRGARVTIGKRGVTKTLGIPGTGISYSTRTSSSSRGMRAEERRIEKELRIASAEAELDQEQRAYEQFTKIHAFAPEATVKEEWHKLLCERDFSPAIYGLESPSLKRLVSDHRKKFIYEFKKSYWTKAYLALLLTSTVLYFIYGLALSKGSIPTIVSAVLLVAFTIRGIQNFTKGWKQARSKADTDFQNFNDEIGQLESQHPEKEKIRIHDAKALIDGQPDYVEKELESVFADIEASLADLDHPFETSISFEADKNGCVMVDLDLPEIEDVIITNSKKVLKSGKISEKNKTKKLMNEEYAHGVLGLGFYISQYIFNSSPSINEVVVSAYTQRISKKSGNIEDEYIYSVQFDKRRFEKLNLKNIDPTESVKQFPIEMNLNRSFEFKPIEPFSKKVHSDLLYKANEN